A genome region from Gossypium hirsutum isolate 1008001.06 chromosome A04, Gossypium_hirsutum_v2.1, whole genome shotgun sequence includes the following:
- the LOC107948887 gene encoding hsp70 nucleotide exchange factor fes1, whose product MAKDGPNWDGLLKWSIANSDRTRPTRNLSEEDKRWFMEAMQSQTVDVIKRMKEITMVMQTPEQVLEAQGVTAADIQDMLDELQEHVESIDMANDLHSIGGLVPLLGYLKNSHANIRAKAAEVVSTIVQNNPRSQQLVMEANGLEPLLSSFTSDPDVTVRTKALGAISSLIRHNKPGIAAFRLANGYAALRDALGADSVRFQRKALNLIQYLLHENNSDCNVVNELGLPRVMLHLASSEDAEVREAALRGLLELARDKTGGSNGGLGEEDEKLKQILEERIKGISLMSPEDLGAAREERQLVDSLWSTCYKEPSSLREKGLLSLPGEDDPPPDVASKHFEPPLRGWAADHTGDSKPSVKKQEAPLLLGPSPPN is encoded by the exons ATGGCCAAAGATGGACCCAACTGGGATGGATTGCTGAAGTGGAGCATTGCTAACTCTGATAGAACTCGACCTACTCGTAATTTAAG TGAGGAAGATAAAAGATGGTTTATGGAAGCAATGCAATCGCAGACCGTTGATGTGATTAAGCGAATGAAAGAGATAACTATGGTTATGCAAACTCCAGAGCAGGTTTTGGAAGCTCAAGGAGTTACAGCTGCTGATATCCAAG ATATGTTGGATGAGTTGCAAGAGCACGTTGAGTCTATTGACATGGCAAATG ATCTACACTCAATTGGTGGTTTAGTCCCTCTCCTTGGTTATCTGAAGAATTCACATGCTAATATTCGAGCCAAAGCTGCAGAAGTCGTATCCACCATTGTACAAAATAATCCCCGGAGTCAACAGTTGGTTATGGAAGCAAATGGCTTAGAGCCTCTCCTTTCCAGTTTTACCTCTGACCCTGATGTAACTGTTCGAACCAAAGCACTTGGTGCAATATCTT CCTTGATCCGCCACAACAAACCCGGTATTGCTGCATTTCGACTTGCAAATGGTTATGCAGCCTTGAGAGATGCTTTGGGAGCTGATAGTGTAAGATTTCAAAG GAAAGCCTTGAACTTGATTCAATATCTACTGCATGAAAATAATTCAGATTGCAATGTTGTAAACGAGCTGGGGCTCCCTCGTGTAATGTTGCATCTTGCCTCGAGTGAGGATGCAGAAGTAAGAGAAGCTGCTCTTCGTGGTCTCCTTGAGCTTGCCCGGGACAAGACAGGTGGGAGTAATGGTGGtttaggtgaagaagatgagaagctGAAGCAAATTCTGGAGGAACGAATTAAAGGTATCAGCTTGATGTCTCCTGAAGACCTTGGGGCTGCTAGGGAGGAAAGGCAGCTTGTGGACTCCCTGTGGAGTACATGTTATAAGGAGCCTTCGTCCCTTCGAGAGAAGGGACTTTTATCACTTCCTGGTGAAGATGACCCTCCACCTGATGTTGCCAGCAAGCATTTTGAGCCTCCTCTCAGAGGTTGGGCTGCAGATCATACTGGCGATTCAAAGCCCAGTGTGAAAAAGCAAGAGGCTCCTCTATTATTAGGACCAAGCCCTCCAAACTGA
- the LOC107948888 gene encoding protein SRG1 → MGSNGTFLDNEEAPTYAPSIPVPNVQELVRKDPFQVPQRYVRKVEDRPKDTDTSYLSSFIPVIDLSLLLMGNNEELNKLDLACREWGFFQVVNHGVAKQVSQKMKDAAAEFFKLSLEEKNKYAMPSDDIQGYGHAYVVSEDQILDWSDALILLVHPSHYRKLKFWPNSPKGIQEIIKEYSNAIRKVATELFQSFSLIMGMDKEALLGLHKQLVQAYRVNYYPPCSKPDQVLGVSPHSDTSTITILMQEDDVCGLQIKNNNEWVPVNPIPDALVVNVGDVFEIWSNGKYKSVEQRAVANYSKARISYASFLFPHDEVEIEPPSHMVDSKTKQQLYKKVRYGEYLRSSMNKKMEGKAHTQMAKIEG, encoded by the exons ATGGGTTCAAATGGAACCTTTCTAGACAATGAAGAGGCACCCACTTATGCTCCATCAATTCCAGTTCCTAATGTTCAAGAGCTGGTGAGGAAGGATCCTTTTCAGGTTCCACAAAGATATGTTAGGAAAGTGGAAGATAGGCCAAAAGATACTGATACGTCATATCTTTCTTCATTTATTCCTGTCATTGATTTGTCTTTGCTGTTAATGGGAAACAATGAGGAGCTAAACAAACTGGATCTGGCTTGCCGAGAATGGGGTTTCTTTCAG GTGGTAAATCATGGAGTTGCAAAGCAAGTATCGCAGAAAATGAAGGATGCTGCAGCCGAGTTTTTTAAGCTTTCACTAGAAGAGAAAAACAAGTATGCCATGCCCTCAGACGACATACAAGGGTATGGGCATGCATATGTCGTTTCCGAAGATCAAATACTGGACTGGTCGGATGCACTCATACTTTTGGTTCACCCCTCACATTATAGGAAGCTCAAGTTTTGGCCCAATTCACCAAAAGGGATCCA GGAAATCATAAAAGAATATTCAAATGCAATCCGAAAAGTTGCAACTGAGCTCTTTCAATCATTTTCTCTGATCATGGGAATGGACAAGGAAGCTCTGCTTGGACTGCATAAACAATTGGTGCAAGCTTACCGAGTGAACTACTACCCTCCCTGCTCCAAACCTGACCAAGTACTAGGTGTTAGCCCACATTCAGACACAAGCACTATAACCATACTTATGCAGGAAGATGATGTGTGTGGATTGCAGATTAAGAATAACAACGAGTGGGTTCCGGTTAATCCAATCCCAGATGCACTGGTGGTGAATGTCGGCGATGTCTTTGAG ATATGGAGTAATGGCAAGTACAAGAGTGTTGAGCAAAGAGCAGTTGCAAATTATAGTAAGGCAAGAATTTCTTATGCATCATTCCTGTTTCCGCACGATGAGGTAGAGATTGAGCCCCCAAGTCACATGGTCGACTCAAAAACAAAACAGCAGCTTTATAAAAAAGTGAGATATGGGGAGTATTTGAGAAGCTCCATGAATAAAAAAATGGAGGGCAAAGCACATACCCAGATGGCTAAGATTGAAGGTTAA